In Streptomyces sp. NBC_00878, a single window of DNA contains:
- a CDS encoding acyl-CoA dehydrogenase — MGHYKSNLRDIEFNLFEVLGRDKLYGTGPFAEMDTETAKSILEELTRLSENELAESFADADRNPPVFDPETNTAPVPASFKKSYQAFMDSEYWRLGLPEEIGGTTAPRSLIWAYAELVLGANPAVWMYSSGPAFAGILFDEGNEVQKHIAKIAVDKQWGSTMVLTEPDAGSDVGAGRTKAVEQADGSWHIEGVKRFITSGEHDMSENILHYVLARPEGAGPGTKGLSLFLVPKYEFDFETGELGERNGAYATNVEHKMGLKASNTCEMTFGDRHPAKGWLIGDKHDGIRQMFRIIEFARMMVGTKAISTLSTGYLNALEYAKERVQGPDLAQFMDKTAPKVTITHHPDVRRSLMTQKAYAEGMRALVLHTAALQDEIQIKEAEGEDATALEAMNDLLLPIVKGYGSEQGYEQLAQSLQTFGGSGFLQEYPIEQYIRDAKIDTLYEGTTAIQGQDFFFRKIVRNQGAALNSLAEDIKKFLALGTGGEELSGAREYLAKAAVDLEAIVGLMLTDLAATEQDVKNIYKVGLNTTRLLMASGDVVVGYLLLKGAAVAAEKLETASTKALSSKDVSFYTGKIAAAKFFAANVLPGVTGARKLAEAVELDLMELDEAAF, encoded by the coding sequence ATGGGGCACTACAAGTCGAATCTCCGCGACATCGAGTTCAACCTCTTCGAGGTGCTCGGGCGCGACAAGCTGTACGGCACCGGCCCGTTCGCGGAGATGGACACCGAGACCGCCAAGAGCATCCTCGAAGAGCTGACCCGCCTCTCGGAGAACGAGCTGGCGGAGTCCTTCGCGGACGCCGACCGCAACCCCCCGGTCTTCGACCCGGAGACCAACACCGCCCCCGTACCGGCATCGTTCAAGAAGTCCTACCAGGCCTTCATGGACTCCGAGTACTGGCGGCTCGGCCTGCCCGAGGAGATCGGCGGCACCACCGCCCCCCGCTCCCTGATCTGGGCGTACGCGGAGCTGGTGCTCGGCGCCAACCCCGCCGTGTGGATGTACTCCTCCGGCCCGGCCTTCGCGGGCATCCTCTTCGACGAGGGCAACGAGGTCCAGAAGCACATCGCGAAGATCGCCGTGGACAAGCAGTGGGGCTCCACCATGGTGCTCACCGAGCCGGACGCAGGCTCGGACGTGGGCGCGGGGCGGACGAAGGCGGTCGAGCAGGCGGACGGCTCCTGGCACATCGAGGGCGTCAAGCGTTTCATCACGTCCGGTGAGCACGACATGTCGGAGAACATCCTCCACTACGTCCTCGCCCGCCCCGAGGGTGCCGGCCCCGGTACCAAGGGCCTGTCCCTCTTCCTCGTGCCGAAGTACGAGTTCGACTTCGAGACCGGCGAGCTGGGCGAGCGCAACGGCGCCTACGCGACGAACGTCGAGCACAAGATGGGCCTCAAGGCCTCCAACACCTGCGAGATGACGTTCGGCGACCGCCACCCGGCCAAGGGCTGGCTGATCGGCGACAAGCACGACGGCATCCGCCAGATGTTCCGCATCATCGAGTTCGCCCGCATGATGGTCGGCACGAAGGCCATCTCGACGCTGTCGACCGGCTACCTGAACGCACTGGAGTACGCCAAGGAGCGCGTCCAGGGCCCCGACCTCGCGCAGTTCATGGACAAGACCGCGCCCAAGGTCACCATCACGCACCACCCGGACGTGCGCCGCTCGCTGATGACGCAGAAGGCGTACGCGGAGGGCATGCGCGCCCTGGTGCTGCACACCGCCGCGCTCCAGGACGAGATCCAGATAAAGGAGGCCGAGGGCGAGGACGCCACCGCTCTGGAGGCGATGAACGACCTGCTCCTGCCGATCGTGAAGGGCTACGGCTCCGAGCAGGGCTACGAGCAGCTCGCCCAGTCCCTGCAGACGTTCGGCGGCTCCGGCTTCCTGCAGGAGTACCCGATCGAGCAGTACATCCGCGACGCCAAGATCGACACCCTGTACGAGGGCACGACCGCGATCCAGGGCCAGGACTTCTTCTTCCGGAAGATCGTCCGTAACCAGGGCGCGGCCCTCAACTCCCTCGCCGAGGACATCAAGAAGTTCCTGGCGCTCGGCACCGGCGGCGAGGAGCTGTCCGGCGCCCGCGAGTACCTCGCCAAGGCGGCCGTCGACCTGGAGGCCATCGTGGGCCTGATGCTCACCGACCTCGCGGCGACCGAGCAGGACGTCAAGAACATCTACAAGGTGGGCCTCAACACCACCCGCCTGCTGATGGCCTCCGGTGACGTCGTCGTCGGCTACCTGCTCCTCAAGGGCGCCGCCGTCGCCGCCGAGAAGCTGGAGACGGCCTCCACGAAGGCTCTGTCCTCCAAAGACGTGTCGTTCTACACCGGCAAGATCGCCGCGGCGAAGTTCTTCGCGGCCAACGTCCTGCCGGGCGTCACCGGCGCGCGCAAGCTCGCCGAGGCCGTCGAGCTGGACCTGATGGAACTGGACGAGGCGGCCTTCTAG
- a CDS encoding SseB family protein encodes MYGYDQNVGPGQQQYAQSQPPPQQQMPGGVGGVGGYGRQPPLYPEPSPPSLADAVRAFTTGSLTPEDFQQAFATSKVYCPRGDNPGFLALHNTQQPVIPMFTSLKELRRYAGKESKYFVITGAEVIDLLPTGYGFVLDMEGEHRIVFDAKAVEQMVDFAMRRMYG; translated from the coding sequence ATGTACGGCTACGACCAGAACGTGGGACCGGGGCAGCAGCAGTACGCGCAGTCCCAGCCGCCGCCGCAGCAGCAGATGCCCGGTGGTGTCGGCGGGGTCGGCGGATACGGCCGGCAGCCACCGCTCTACCCCGAACCGTCGCCGCCGTCGCTCGCGGACGCGGTGCGCGCGTTCACTACGGGGTCGCTGACGCCCGAGGACTTCCAGCAGGCCTTCGCGACCTCCAAGGTCTACTGCCCGCGCGGTGACAACCCCGGCTTCCTGGCGCTGCACAACACCCAGCAGCCCGTGATCCCGATGTTCACCTCGCTCAAGGAGCTGCGCCGGTACGCCGGCAAGGAGTCCAAGTACTTCGTGATCACCGGCGCCGAGGTGATCGACCTGCTCCCCACCGGCTACGGCTTCGTCCTCGACATGGAGGGTGAGCACCGCATCGTCTTCGACGCGAAGGCGGTCGAGCAGATGGTCGATTTCGCGATGCGCCGGATGTACGGCTGA
- a CDS encoding pirin family protein, with protein MPAVTVENPLTLPRVAASAEAVSRPVLAVTTAPSGFEGEGFPVRRAFAGINYRHLDPFIMMDQMGEVEYAPGEPKGTPWHPHRGFETVTYIIDGVFDHQDSNGGGGTITNGDTQWMTAGSGLLHIEAPPESLVLSGGLFHGLQLWVNLPAKDKMMPPRYQDIRGGQVQLLTTPDGGALLRVIAGELDGHEGPGITHTPITMIHATVAPGAELTLPWREDFNALAYVLAGRGSVGADRRQLHMGQTAVFGAGSSLTVRADEKQDSNTPDLEVVILGGQPIREPMAHYGPFVMNSREELQQAFDDFQKGRLGTIPAVHGMSEGGL; from the coding sequence ATGCCTGCAGTGACCGTCGAGAACCCGCTGACCCTGCCCCGTGTGGCGGCGTCGGCCGAGGCCGTGTCCCGTCCCGTGCTCGCCGTGACCACCGCGCCGAGCGGTTTCGAGGGTGAGGGTTTCCCGGTCCGCCGCGCGTTCGCCGGGATCAACTACCGCCATCTCGACCCGTTCATCATGATGGACCAGATGGGTGAGGTGGAGTACGCGCCGGGCGAGCCGAAGGGCACCCCGTGGCACCCCCACCGCGGTTTCGAGACCGTGACCTACATCATCGACGGCGTCTTCGACCACCAGGACTCGAACGGTGGCGGCGGCACCATCACCAACGGCGACACCCAGTGGATGACGGCGGGCTCGGGCCTCTTGCACATCGAGGCTCCGCCGGAGTCGCTCGTCCTGTCGGGCGGGCTGTTCCACGGGCTCCAGCTGTGGGTGAACCTGCCTGCCAAGGACAAGATGATGCCCCCGCGCTATCAGGACATCCGCGGTGGCCAGGTGCAGCTCCTGACCACTCCGGACGGCGGCGCGCTCCTGCGCGTCATCGCCGGTGAGCTGGACGGCCACGAGGGTCCCGGCATCACGCACACGCCGATCACCATGATCCACGCGACCGTGGCGCCCGGTGCCGAACTCACGCTCCCGTGGCGCGAGGACTTCAACGCCCTCGCATACGTGTTGGCCGGTCGTGGATCGGTCGGTGCGGATCGTCGTCAGTTGCACATGGGACAGACGGCTGTCTTCGGCGCGGGTTCCTCGCTGACCGTCCGCGCGGACGAGAAGCAGGACTCGAACACCCCGGACCTGGAGGTCGTCATCCTGGGCGGCCAGCCGATCCGGGAGCCGATGGCGCACTACGGGCCGTTCGTCATGAACTCCCGCGAGGAACTCCAGCAGGCGTTCGACGACTTCCAGAAGGGCCGCCTGGGGACCATTCCGGCGGTGCACGGAATGTCCGAGGGTGGGCTGTAG
- a CDS encoding Bro-N domain-containing protein, which yields MHEQNNMPPNSAAAPRQDAIDINDFVFAATGARVRRLTLPSEERWFPATDVAADLGYANTRQALLWHVAADCQQSLEDLARSVYGVDASSKIAGHGLKKSMKMVNLRGLIALVNGCTKPECAPFKAWVSEVVATIQRTGSYSLEPAPVQPTPDAATAYVMPQQVADAIVRLEERNIRADELLLAFQEERGDLLRQISRSQNVMAEALQQIAEALKPSHGRSRPAAAPEPELTPQQLLATWKAKNLVVTGDVHAVAAYLAPALLRGGARYPLEEIATRTGLPQERVHDCVRMLLKRGCVRQTGCAPDGAPVYVLP from the coding sequence ATGCACGAGCAGAACAACATGCCGCCGAACAGTGCGGCGGCACCGCGACAGGACGCGATCGACATCAACGACTTCGTGTTCGCGGCCACGGGGGCGCGGGTACGAAGGCTGACGCTGCCGAGTGAGGAGCGCTGGTTTCCGGCGACGGATGTCGCCGCGGACCTCGGCTATGCAAACACGAGGCAAGCGCTTCTCTGGCATGTTGCAGCAGATTGCCAGCAGAGCCTTGAGGATCTTGCTCGAAGCGTCTATGGAGTAGACGCTTCGAGCAAAATTGCAGGTCACGGGCTCAAGAAGTCGATGAAGATGGTGAACCTGCGCGGTCTCATCGCACTCGTCAACGGGTGCACGAAGCCCGAGTGCGCCCCTTTCAAGGCGTGGGTCTCCGAGGTCGTCGCCACCATCCAACGCACCGGTTCCTACTCCCTGGAACCGGCCCCCGTCCAACCCACGCCCGACGCCGCCACCGCATACGTCATGCCCCAGCAGGTCGCCGATGCCATCGTGCGGCTCGAAGAGCGGAACATCCGGGCGGACGAGCTGCTGCTCGCCTTCCAGGAGGAGCGCGGCGACCTGCTGCGGCAGATCAGCCGCAGCCAGAACGTGATGGCCGAGGCACTGCAGCAGATCGCCGAGGCGCTCAAACCTTCACATGGCCGTTCTCGACCCGCCGCGGCACCGGAGCCCGAGCTGACGCCCCAGCAACTCCTTGCCACCTGGAAGGCGAAGAATCTCGTCGTCACCGGAGACGTTCACGCCGTGGCGGCCTATCTGGCCCCGGCGCTCCTGCGCGGCGGGGCCCGCTACCCGCTGGAGGAGATCGCCACTCGTACGGGTCTGCCGCAGGAGCGCGTCCACGACTGCGTGCGGATGCTGCTCAAGCGGGGGTGTGTGCGGCAGACGGGCTGCGCGCCCGACGGAGCCCCGGTCTACGTGTTGCCGTAG